In Acidaminococcus timonensis, one DNA window encodes the following:
- the hsdR gene encoding type I restriction-modification system endonuclease, whose translation MSNFSFLQDQFPLLAELGEKGEHYLYTDPNACLFKLRFLGEKVVELMFQYDKEPDPTDHSQVQRIRYLEAEDYLPRTVADSLTVLRKVGNKAVHDNYASERDAGLCLQVAYGICEWFMATYGDYRYTHRPFVLPEKAPAPTIVPSGPVVPAPAPTTPSITPKEHSLANVALQSARKAPKVPKKQRIAKNADVAYHRDISEAETRYLIDAQLRQVGWEVDSLNLTYAKGTRPARNTCRAIAEWPTAATDPTETSAHRAHRADYALFIGKQLVGIIEAKKRFKNVSSVLDGQCREYATHIRPQDQAYLMGKWGEYQVPFLFASNGRPYIRQCEIESGIWFRDVRHPDNPPRALLGWMSPDGLRTLLERNIPKENKALEALGDWLLKDPNGLNLYPYQITAVKKAEEAVQQGKKRILLAMATGTGKTRVILALIYRFLKSGRFHRILYLVDRNTLGEQAFDKFTEVKLEDLKTLNQIYNVNQLTDTALAPETRVQIATVQSMIRRLFGRTEEAIPSVSAFDLVIVDEAHRGYLLDREMSQNELVYRDEATYQSQYRRVLDYFDGVKIGLTATPALQTTEIFGKPVYQYTYREAVIDGYLIDHDAPVQIETELSKNGIHLKKGSQVKVLQPDDPGNVDTTTLADDVDFDVEDFNKNVITESFNRAVLTELSRHIDPSSPRDSGKTLIFAATDRHADMVVQLLKEIYGKLGVSADAIMKITGAACGGDRKKINDAIKRFKNEDYPSVVVTVDLLTTGVDVPSITSLVFLRRVKSRILFEQMLGRATRRCDAIHKAKFDIYDAVGEFAQMASVTSMKPVATSVTTTFKDLFAGLKALTGETGIQEQVDQIVVKLQRKWPRLQPDTQKKLLLALGTTDVKAYVHQLRQKPLEQVKQDLLSREKALTRLDSHSYEIIDPKPLYIADTQDQIVEITRGYGKDNITKRPQDYLDEFTDFIRSNENQIAALHILCTKPRDLKRSELKKLVAELDLEGYTEKKLNTALKEVSSQDMAADIISLIRKAALGSPLVSHEERVRRAMAKLRQNHTFTKTEENWLKRFEDVLQNEEIFNRESLDEDSRFRKAGGFNQINKAFGNQLGAILDELNDYLYDDTNGGNLA comes from the coding sequence ATGAGCAACTTTTCTTTTTTACAGGATCAATTCCCCCTGCTGGCCGAACTGGGCGAAAAAGGGGAGCACTATCTCTATACCGACCCCAACGCCTGCCTGTTCAAGCTCCGGTTCCTGGGAGAAAAAGTGGTGGAGCTCATGTTCCAGTACGACAAGGAGCCCGACCCCACCGACCACTCCCAGGTCCAGCGCATCCGGTACCTGGAGGCTGAAGACTACCTGCCACGTACAGTGGCCGACAGCCTGACAGTCCTGCGTAAAGTGGGGAACAAAGCCGTACACGACAACTATGCCTCCGAGCGGGATGCCGGCCTTTGTCTGCAGGTGGCCTATGGCATCTGTGAATGGTTCATGGCAACCTATGGGGATTATCGGTACACCCACAGGCCTTTTGTGCTGCCTGAAAAAGCCCCGGCGCCCACCATTGTGCCTTCCGGCCCCGTTGTCCCTGCCCCTGCACCGACCACGCCTTCCATCACCCCCAAAGAGCACTCCCTGGCCAACGTTGCCCTTCAATCAGCCCGGAAGGCCCCCAAAGTACCCAAAAAGCAACGGATCGCCAAAAACGCCGATGTAGCCTACCATCGGGATATCAGCGAAGCGGAGACCCGGTACCTCATCGACGCCCAGCTGCGCCAGGTGGGGTGGGAGGTGGATTCCCTGAACCTGACCTACGCCAAAGGCACCCGTCCTGCCCGCAATACCTGCCGGGCCATCGCCGAATGGCCCACCGCAGCCACAGACCCCACCGAAACCAGCGCCCACAGGGCCCATCGGGCCGATTATGCCCTGTTCATCGGCAAGCAGCTGGTGGGCATCATCGAAGCGAAGAAACGGTTCAAAAACGTGAGCAGCGTGCTGGACGGCCAGTGCCGGGAATACGCCACCCACATCCGTCCCCAGGACCAGGCCTATCTGATGGGCAAGTGGGGCGAATACCAGGTCCCTTTCCTGTTTGCCTCCAACGGCCGGCCCTACATCCGCCAGTGTGAAATCGAAAGCGGCATCTGGTTCCGGGACGTGCGTCACCCGGACAACCCGCCCAGAGCCCTGCTGGGCTGGATGAGCCCCGACGGACTCCGTACCCTGCTGGAACGGAACATCCCCAAAGAAAACAAGGCCCTGGAAGCCCTGGGAGACTGGCTCCTGAAAGACCCCAATGGCCTCAACCTGTACCCGTACCAGATTACGGCCGTGAAAAAGGCGGAGGAAGCCGTACAACAGGGGAAAAAGCGGATCCTGCTGGCCATGGCCACCGGTACCGGAAAGACACGGGTCATCCTGGCCCTGATCTACCGGTTCCTGAAAAGCGGCCGTTTCCATCGGATCCTGTACCTGGTGGACCGGAACACCCTGGGCGAACAGGCCTTCGACAAATTTACGGAAGTGAAACTGGAAGACCTGAAGACCCTGAACCAGATCTATAACGTGAACCAGCTCACCGACACGGCCCTGGCGCCGGAAACCAGGGTGCAGATTGCCACGGTCCAGAGCATGATCCGCCGCCTGTTCGGCCGTACTGAAGAAGCCATCCCTTCCGTATCCGCCTTTGACCTGGTCATTGTGGACGAAGCCCACCGGGGCTACCTGCTGGATAGGGAAATGAGCCAGAACGAACTGGTGTACCGGGATGAGGCCACCTACCAGAGCCAGTACCGCCGGGTGCTGGATTACTTCGACGGAGTGAAAATCGGTCTTACGGCCACCCCGGCCCTGCAGACCACGGAAATCTTCGGCAAACCCGTCTACCAGTATACCTACCGGGAAGCGGTCATCGATGGCTACCTGATCGACCACGATGCCCCCGTCCAAATCGAAACGGAACTGTCAAAAAACGGCATCCATCTGAAGAAGGGGAGCCAGGTAAAGGTGCTGCAGCCCGACGACCCGGGCAACGTGGATACCACCACCCTGGCCGACGATGTGGATTTCGACGTGGAAGACTTCAACAAAAACGTGATCACCGAAAGTTTCAACCGGGCCGTGCTCACGGAGCTTTCCAGGCACATCGATCCCTCCAGCCCCCGGGACAGCGGCAAAACCCTGATCTTTGCGGCCACCGACCGGCACGCCGATATGGTGGTGCAGCTGCTGAAGGAAATCTATGGCAAACTGGGTGTTTCCGCAGATGCCATCATGAAGATCACCGGGGCTGCCTGCGGGGGAGACCGGAAAAAGATCAACGACGCCATCAAGCGGTTCAAGAATGAGGATTACCCCTCCGTAGTGGTCACCGTGGACCTGTTGACCACCGGGGTGGATGTGCCTTCCATCACCAGCCTGGTGTTCCTGCGCCGGGTAAAGTCCCGCATCCTGTTCGAACAGATGCTGGGCCGGGCCACCCGCCGCTGTGACGCTATCCACAAAGCCAAATTCGACATCTACGATGCGGTGGGGGAATTCGCCCAAATGGCCAGTGTCACCTCCATGAAGCCCGTGGCCACCAGCGTCACCACCACCTTTAAGGACCTGTTCGCCGGGCTGAAGGCCCTTACCGGAGAAACCGGCATCCAGGAACAGGTGGACCAGATCGTGGTGAAGCTCCAGCGCAAATGGCCCCGGCTGCAGCCCGATACCCAGAAAAAGCTGCTGCTTGCCTTGGGCACAACGGACGTAAAGGCCTATGTGCACCAGCTGCGGCAAAAGCCCCTGGAACAGGTGAAACAGGACCTTTTGAGCAGGGAAAAGGCACTGACCCGGCTGGACAGCCACAGCTACGAAATCATCGACCCCAAACCCCTGTACATTGCCGATACCCAGGATCAGATCGTGGAAATCACCCGTGGCTACGGCAAGGACAATATCACGAAACGGCCCCAGGACTATCTGGATGAGTTCACGGACTTCATCCGCAGCAACGAAAACCAGATTGCAGCCTTGCACATCCTGTGCACCAAACCCCGTGACCTGAAGCGCAGCGAGCTGAAGAAACTGGTGGCCGAACTGGACCTGGAAGGGTATACCGAAAAGAAGCTGAATACGGCGCTGAAGGAAGTCAGCAGTCAGGACATGGCCGCCGACATCATCAGCCTGATCCGGAAAGCTGCCCTGGGTTCACCCCTGGTGAGCCACGAAGAACGGGTCCGTCGGGCCATGGCAAAGCTGCGGCAGAACCATACGTTTACCAAAACGGAAGAAAACTGGCTGAAGCGGTTCGAAGATGTGCTGCAGAACGAAGAGATCTTCAACCGGGAAAGCCTGGATGAAGACAGCCGGTTCAGGAAAGCCGGCGGTTTCAACCAGATCAACAAGGCCTTTGGCAACCAGCTGGGGGCCATCCTGGATGAACTGAACGACTATTTATATGACGATACCAATGGAGGAAATCTGGCGTGA
- a CDS encoding SIMPL domain-containing protein has product MEKSRTIRVTGKGNLKVHPDMTRITMELTDVCPEYGKTLQQAARQTETLKKLLAPFGFAPADLKTLRFSVDTETERYEEDDVYKTRFVGYRFTHVLKVEFDSDNRRLGKIVYVLAKSPLNPEFHLSYTVKDPETVKNQLLGKAVKDAREKANVLTSAAGVTLGAMLSIDYSWSEMRFEERPLECLEPHLMCAEESCDLDIEPDDIQASDTVTIVWEIQ; this is encoded by the coding sequence ATGGAAAAGAGCAGAACCATCCGCGTCACGGGTAAGGGGAATTTGAAGGTCCATCCGGATATGACGAGGATCACCATGGAACTGACCGACGTATGCCCGGAATATGGGAAAACTCTGCAGCAGGCAGCCCGGCAGACCGAGACTTTGAAGAAGCTGCTGGCGCCGTTCGGCTTTGCACCAGCCGACTTGAAGACACTGCGTTTTTCCGTGGATACGGAGACGGAACGCTATGAAGAGGACGATGTATATAAGACCCGTTTTGTGGGCTATCGTTTCACTCATGTCCTGAAGGTCGAATTCGACTCTGACAACAGGCGGCTGGGAAAGATTGTATATGTCCTGGCCAAAAGTCCCCTGAACCCTGAATTCCACCTGAGCTATACTGTGAAGGATCCGGAAACCGTTAAGAACCAGCTGCTGGGTAAAGCAGTCAAAGATGCCAGAGAAAAAGCAAACGTGCTTACTTCTGCAGCGGGAGTCACCCTGGGAGCCATGCTTTCCATCGATTATTCCTGGAGTGAGATGCGTTTCGAAGAACGGCCGTTGGAATGTCTGGAGCCTCACCTGATGTGTGCGGAAGAAAGCTGTGACCTGGACATTGAACCGGATGATATCCAGGCGTCCGATACGGTGACCATTGTGTGGGAGATTCAGTAA
- a CDS encoding DsbA family oxidoreductase, producing MSLTFFKIIFRTRSIFIDIIYCPVYNCNIEQVLYIAKEARKMKIELWSDYACPFCYIGEKRLEKALAEIDGGDKVEIEFKSFELDPYASRDVVSSTVDRFAAKYHLSKEEAAERIEAISRMGRSEGIDFRYVSTRYTNTFDSLRLTKYAQEKGKTGIITKLFDAYFTKNLKLSDHDVLTQIAGECGLDKDEVTAVLSGDRYADEVRADEQEAMEHGIHGVPYFLINGKYTASGAQPTAMLKKAIEKILAEETSAATSLDGMVCGADGCHFAQ from the coding sequence TCTATTTTTATTGACATTATATACTGCCCTGTGTATAATTGCAATATCGAACAAGTTCTATATATTGCTAAGGAGGCACGGAAAATGAAAATCGAATTATGGTCGGACTACGCCTGTCCCTTCTGCTATATCGGTGAGAAGCGGCTGGAAAAGGCCTTGGCGGAAATTGACGGCGGAGATAAAGTGGAAATCGAATTCAAGAGCTTTGAACTTGACCCTTATGCCAGCCGGGATGTCGTTTCCTCTACGGTAGATCGTTTTGCCGCGAAGTATCATCTGAGCAAAGAGGAGGCAGCAGAGCGTATTGAAGCCATCTCCCGCATGGGCAGGAGTGAGGGAATCGACTTTCGCTACGTCTCTACACGTTACACCAACACCTTTGACTCCCTGCGTCTCACGAAATATGCCCAGGAAAAAGGGAAAACAGGAATTATCACGAAGTTATTTGATGCTTACTTCACCAAGAATCTGAAACTCAGCGACCATGATGTGCTGACACAAATCGCAGGCGAATGTGGCTTGGACAAGGACGAAGTGACTGCAGTGTTGTCCGGCGACCGATACGCCGATGAGGTACGCGCCGATGAGCAGGAAGCAATGGAGCACGGCATTCACGGCGTACCCTATTTCCTTATCAACGGCAAGTACACGGCATCAGGTGCACAACCGACGGCCATGCTGAAAAAAGCCATCGAAAAGATACTGGCTGAGGAAACGTCAGCAGCAACATCATTAGATGGCATGGTCTGCGGGGCGGATGGCTGTCATTTTGCGCAGTAA
- a CDS encoding restriction endonuclease subunit S has protein sequence MAGKKQSFTPEEKLARALVPQDQQPYKLPKGWVWTRLENIAELITGNTPSKKEQTYYGNDVPFYKPADLDAGRHVCTPSEYLSKNGAAVGRLIPTGATSVCCIGSIGKCGFIENPGCTNQQITSVIPYFNNLYIYYLCQSPLFQTELIEKSSSTTISIVNKAKMGKCIIPLPPLPEQQRIVARIESLFTKLDAARDKLQQVLDTQEARRAAILHKAFTGQLTGHKGSAECRGKREEERSKNPEGTEFVPEGWKKVKLTEVCAINPKKISTKGLDDSLKVSFFPMASLDERLGKITKPEIRTLSEVKKGFTNFSEADVVLAKITPCFENGKAAIIGPLMNHIGYGTTEFFVLRSTQDLYNKFLFYFIRSPKFRSEAKAHMTGAVGQQRVPKDFIENYNFMLPPLEEQCRIVDILDSLLNKEYQASTIAQSSLSQIDLLKKSILARAFRGQLGTQDPSDPDARELLTRD, from the coding sequence ATGGCCGGAAAGAAACAGTCTTTCACCCCGGAAGAAAAGCTGGCCCGGGCCCTGGTGCCCCAAGACCAGCAGCCCTACAAGCTGCCGAAAGGATGGGTGTGGACGAGGTTAGAAAATATAGCGGAATTAATTACGGGTAATACACCTAGCAAAAAAGAACAGACCTATTATGGTAATGATGTTCCATTCTATAAACCAGCTGATTTAGATGCTGGAAGACATGTTTGTACTCCATCAGAATATTTAAGCAAAAATGGAGCTGCTGTTGGACGTTTAATACCTACAGGTGCTACGTCAGTTTGTTGTATAGGTTCAATTGGCAAATGTGGCTTTATAGAAAATCCAGGTTGTACAAACCAACAAATAACTTCTGTAATCCCTTATTTTAATAATCTCTATATTTATTACTTATGCCAATCCCCTTTATTTCAAACAGAACTAATTGAAAAATCATCATCTACTACTATTTCTATCGTAAATAAAGCTAAAATGGGGAAATGTATTATTCCTCTTCCTCCTCTCCCGGAACAGCAACGGATCGTGGCCCGCATCGAGAGCCTGTTCACCAAACTGGATGCCGCCCGGGACAAGCTCCAGCAGGTGCTGGATACCCAGGAAGCCCGGAGAGCCGCCATTCTGCACAAGGCGTTCACGGGGCAGTTGACGGGGCATAAAGGCAGTGCAGAGTGCAGAGGAAAGAGGGAAGAGGAGAGGTCGAAAAATCCGGAAGGGACGGAGTTCGTGCCAGAGGGGTGGAAAAAAGTCAAGCTAACCGAAGTATGTGCCATTAATCCCAAAAAGATTTCTACTAAAGGACTTGATGACTCCCTTAAAGTATCTTTCTTTCCAATGGCATCATTGGATGAGCGTCTTGGCAAGATTACGAAACCAGAAATAAGGACTTTAAGCGAAGTAAAAAAAGGCTTTACAAATTTTAGCGAAGCTGATGTTGTATTGGCTAAAATCACACCCTGTTTTGAAAATGGAAAAGCTGCTATTATTGGACCTTTAATGAATCATATTGGTTATGGTACAACTGAATTTTTTGTATTGAGATCAACTCAAGATTTATACAACAAATTTCTTTTTTATTTTATTCGAAGTCCTAAATTTAGAAGTGAAGCGAAGGCACATATGACAGGAGCAGTAGGACAGCAGAGAGTACCAAAGGATTTTATTGAAAACTACAACTTTATGTTACCTCCATTGGAAGAACAGTGTCGTATTGTTGATATTCTTGATTCTTTGTTAAACAAAGAGTATCAAGCTTCTACAATTGCCCAAAGCTCTTTATCTCAAATCGACCTGCTGAAAAAAAGCATCCTGGCCCGAGCGTTCCGGGGGCAGCTGGGCACCCAGGATCCTTCCGACCCCGATGCCCGGGAACTGCTGACTAGAGACTAG
- a CDS encoding MBL fold metallo-hydrolase, giving the protein MILSLPVTGVFNTNAYFYVDDATGHGFLLDPGAEADTLLAVIRQRGFVIEKILLTHGHFDHMGAAAQIQDALSIPICMHERGREYTENPRWNLSEGCGLYIKLDDVSYLPDGSRIALERNPVFSLTMHYVPGHTTDSVFYYSARDNVAFVGDSIFKNSFGLTHFPGGDEQTLMQSITQRILKLPQETVLLSGHTEPTTVGAERERSWYAPFLN; this is encoded by the coding sequence ATGATTTTATCGTTGCCCGTGACAGGCGTTTTTAACACCAATGCCTACTTTTATGTTGATGATGCCACAGGACACGGCTTTTTGCTCGACCCCGGCGCAGAAGCAGATACTCTTTTAGCCGTTATTCGACAAAGAGGATTCGTCATCGAAAAAATTCTGCTCACCCATGGACATTTCGACCACATGGGTGCCGCAGCGCAAATCCAGGATGCACTGTCCATCCCTATCTGTATGCACGAGAGAGGGCGGGAATATACAGAGAATCCTCGTTGGAATCTCTCGGAAGGTTGCGGGCTATATATCAAACTGGATGATGTGAGCTATTTGCCGGACGGGAGCAGGATCGCCCTCGAAAGGAATCCTGTATTTTCTTTGACCATGCACTACGTTCCCGGTCATACTACGGACAGCGTATTCTATTATAGCGCCAGGGACAATGTGGCCTTCGTGGGTGATTCCATTTTCAAGAACAGTTTCGGGCTGACACATTTTCCCGGTGGGGATGAGCAAACATTGATGCAGAGTATCACACAGCGTATACTGAAACTGCCGCAGGAAACCGTCTTGCTGTCCGGACATACGGAACCGACTACGGTGGGGGCAGAACGGGAACGCTCGTGGTATGCGCCATTTTTGAACTGA
- a CDS encoding class I SAM-dependent DNA methyltransferase, translated as MNTQEIVQKLWNLCNVLRDDGITYHEYVTELTYILFLKMAKETGAEAHIPEAYRWDVLARKSGLELKEYYQQLLSELGKNGTGRIREIYEGAQTKIDEPKNLEKIIRTIDELDWFSAREEGLGNLYEGLLEKNANEKKSGAGQYFTPRVLIDVMVRLMKPQPGERCNDPACGTFGFMIAAHEYVRQQTDDFFSLDQDTADFEAGDAFTGCELVHDTHRLALMNAMLHDMNGTITLGDTLSSLGESFKDYDLVLTNPPFGTKKGGERATREDLTFPTSNKQLNFLQHIYRSLKRGGRAAVVLPDNVLFADGDGEKIRVDLMDKCNLHTILRLPTGIFYAQGVKTNVLFFTRGQSDTDNTREVWYYDLRTNMPSFGKTHPLAKEDFTGFEAAYGASDRAAVTDERWQCFTREEIARKGNSLDLGLIKDDSVLDYQDLPDPIESAREAAQNLEEATGLLQQVIQELEACQKGEDA; from the coding sequence GTGAATACCCAGGAAATCGTACAAAAGCTGTGGAATCTCTGCAACGTACTGCGGGATGACGGCATTACCTATCACGAATACGTCACCGAACTGACCTATATCCTGTTCCTGAAAATGGCCAAGGAGACAGGCGCCGAAGCCCATATCCCCGAAGCCTACCGCTGGGACGTACTGGCCCGGAAAAGCGGACTGGAACTGAAGGAATACTACCAGCAGCTGCTTTCCGAACTGGGAAAGAACGGGACCGGTCGCATCCGGGAAATCTACGAGGGAGCCCAGACCAAGATCGACGAGCCCAAAAACCTGGAAAAGATCATCCGGACCATCGACGAACTGGACTGGTTCTCCGCCCGGGAAGAAGGGCTGGGGAACCTGTACGAAGGACTGCTGGAAAAGAACGCCAACGAGAAAAAATCCGGTGCCGGCCAGTATTTCACGCCCCGGGTGCTCATCGACGTAATGGTACGGCTCATGAAGCCCCAGCCCGGAGAACGGTGCAATGACCCGGCCTGTGGCACTTTCGGGTTCATGATTGCGGCCCACGAATACGTGCGGCAGCAGACGGACGATTTCTTCAGCCTGGATCAGGATACGGCCGATTTCGAAGCAGGGGATGCCTTTACCGGCTGTGAGCTGGTCCATGACACCCACCGGCTGGCTCTGATGAACGCCATGCTCCACGATATGAATGGTACCATCACCCTGGGGGACACCCTGTCCAGCCTGGGCGAAAGCTTCAAAGACTACGATCTGGTGCTGACGAACCCTCCCTTTGGGACGAAGAAAGGCGGGGAGCGGGCCACCCGGGAAGACTTGACCTTCCCCACCAGCAACAAACAGCTGAACTTCCTGCAGCACATCTACCGCTCCCTGAAACGGGGCGGCCGGGCGGCCGTGGTCCTGCCCGACAACGTGCTCTTTGCCGACGGCGACGGGGAAAAGATCCGGGTGGACCTGATGGACAAATGCAACCTCCATACCATCCTGCGCCTGCCCACCGGCATTTTCTACGCCCAGGGGGTAAAGACCAATGTGCTGTTCTTTACCCGGGGCCAGAGCGATACGGATAACACCCGGGAAGTGTGGTACTACGACCTGCGCACCAACATGCCCTCCTTTGGCAAGACCCATCCCCTGGCCAAAGAGGACTTTACCGGATTCGAGGCCGCCTATGGAGCCAGTGACCGGGCCGCCGTAACGGACGAACGGTGGCAGTGCTTCACCCGGGAAGAAATTGCCCGGAAAGGGAACAGCCTGGATCTGGGGCTGATCAAAGACGACAGCGTACTGGATTACCAGGACCTGCCAGACCCCATCGAAAGCGCCCGGGAGGCCGCCCAAAACCTGGAGGAAGCCACCGGCCTGCTCCAGCAGGTGATCCAGGAACTGGAAGCCTGCCAGAAAGGGGAGGATGCCTGA
- a CDS encoding NADH:flavin oxidoreductase yields the protein MKPMTIGNLTLKNRIVMPPIATYQSTEDGKVTSKMLEYYGMRATGSNLAMIITEHSYIDICGKARKNQLSISSDEDIEGLKRLVDTIHQGGAKAIAQLNHAGSAAPSDVTGERAVAPSSVILPVSPMMGDGTAPEELTVSQIAEIVEQFACAAKRAKAAGYDGVEIHSAHAYLLNQFYSPLTNHREDDYGGDIERRLRIHREIIQSVRSAVGKEFMLSLRLGGCDYAEGGNTIEDSVYASKALADAGVDMLNITGGMCRYTRQGHNEPGYFQDMSSAIKKAVSIPVMLTGGVKTLEDAETLLKNNAADLIGVGREILKNPYWLMEQMEK from the coding sequence ATGAAACCTATGACCATAGGGAATTTGACATTAAAAAACCGTATCGTTATGCCGCCCATCGCAACCTATCAAAGTACAGAGGACGGAAAAGTAACGAGCAAAATGCTGGAGTACTACGGAATGCGGGCAACAGGCAGCAATCTCGCCATGATAATCACGGAACACAGCTACATTGATATTTGCGGCAAGGCGCGAAAGAACCAACTCTCCATCTCCTCCGATGAGGATATTGAGGGATTGAAGCGGCTGGTGGATACCATCCATCAAGGCGGTGCAAAAGCAATAGCGCAACTGAATCATGCCGGCAGTGCCGCACCCTCTGATGTTACAGGAGAAAGGGCAGTAGCTCCGAGCAGCGTGATCCTCCCCGTCTCGCCGATGATGGGTGACGGAACTGCACCGGAAGAATTGACCGTATCGCAGATTGCTGAAATTGTGGAGCAATTCGCCTGCGCTGCTAAGAGAGCAAAGGCGGCGGGATATGATGGTGTTGAAATCCACTCTGCTCATGCTTATTTGCTGAACCAGTTTTATTCGCCGCTCACCAATCATCGAGAGGATGACTACGGCGGTGACATAGAAAGGAGGCTGCGGATTCATCGGGAGATCATTCAATCTGTGCGTAGTGCCGTCGGCAAAGAATTTATGCTTTCCCTTCGTTTAGGTGGCTGTGACTACGCTGAAGGCGGCAACACGATTGAAGACAGTGTATATGCCAGCAAGGCATTGGCCGATGCCGGAGTGGATATGCTTAACATCACCGGAGGAATGTGTCGCTACACACGGCAAGGGCATAACGAGCCGGGTTATTTTCAGGATATGTCCAGTGCTATAAAAAAAGCTGTCTCCATTCCCGTCATGCTGACGGGGGGAGTTAAGACCTTAGAAGATGCAGAAACTCTCCTAAAAAATAATGCTGCGGACTTGATTGGGGTTGGCAGAGAGATTTTGAAGAATCCGTACTGGCTAATGGAACAAATGGAAAAGTGA
- a CDS encoding prolyl-tRNA synthetase associated domain-containing protein, with amino-acid sequence MDKEETCQYLTEQHIPYEVTEHKAVFHMGELDPSKLPYPDWLAKNLLIRDDKKRNYFLITVKGEKRVDLKTFRREHGLRPLCFASAADLQAILGLTPGSVTPLGILNDREHRVHFLMDEEFAGHKIGIHPNDNTATVWLQADDLLELIRKQGNEAGLIRI; translated from the coding sequence ATGGACAAAGAAGAAACCTGCCAATACCTGACTGAACAGCATATCCCCTATGAAGTGACGGAACACAAGGCCGTGTTCCACATGGGGGAACTGGATCCTTCCAAATTGCCCTATCCTGACTGGCTGGCCAAGAATCTGCTGATCCGGGATGATAAAAAACGCAACTATTTCCTGATCACCGTAAAGGGAGAGAAGCGGGTGGACCTGAAGACCTTCCGCCGGGAACACGGCCTGCGGCCCCTGTGTTTTGCCTCAGCTGCCGATCTGCAGGCCATCCTGGGCCTGACCCCCGGTTCGGTCACGCCCCTGGGTATCCTGAACGACAGGGAGCATCGGGTCCATTTCCTGATGGACGAAGAATTTGCCGGGCATAAGATCGGCATTCATCCCAACGACAATACGGCCACCGTCTGGCTGCAGGCAGACGATCTGCTGGAACTGATCCGAAAACAGGGAAACGAGGCAGGGTTAATCAGGATTTGA
- a CDS encoding DUF3298 and DUF4163 domain-containing protein, producing the protein MKRKAVLGFILAALLSLPPLAGASVREETASAINYKMRYPVVTVEKNAAAQAAINEDIQKYVDSFLNQYKGGKFYRGNFSYKVQYEDDQVISLTVADYRYNQGAAHGYTNTYGLNYSKVTGEKLPLSYFVKVRPEDKMTILRQPIIDSRGERVPLEKTFATGRYISTIKISSNYYMLGDGALALIYPPYSLACYAMGTLHIDLSPQIIDYFNRKNQ; encoded by the coding sequence ATGAAACGGAAAGCAGTGTTGGGATTCATCCTGGCGGCGCTTTTAAGCCTGCCCCCGCTGGCAGGAGCCAGTGTTCGAGAAGAAACAGCTTCGGCCATCAATTACAAGATGCGTTACCCGGTGGTGACCGTGGAGAAGAACGCTGCCGCCCAGGCGGCCATCAATGAGGACATCCAGAAATACGTGGACAGTTTCCTGAACCAGTACAAAGGCGGCAAGTTCTATCGTGGCAATTTTTCCTATAAAGTGCAGTATGAAGATGACCAGGTGATTTCCCTGACAGTGGCCGATTACCGCTACAACCAGGGGGCTGCCCACGGATATACAAATACCTATGGCTTGAACTACAGCAAGGTCACGGGGGAAAAGCTGCCTCTGAGTTATTTCGTAAAGGTGCGTCCGGAGGACAAGATGACGATTCTGCGCCAGCCCATCATCGACAGCAGGGGGGAGCGGGTACCCCTGGAAAAGACTTTTGCCACGGGCCGGTACATCTCTACCATCAAGATTTCCAGCAACTACTACATGCTGGGCGATGGAGCCCTGGCCCTGATCTATCCGCCCTACAGCCTGGCCTGTTACGCCATGGGCACCCTGCACATCGACCTGTCGCCCCAGATCATAGATTACTTCAATCGCAAGAACCAGTAG